CattgccaccgccagcagctctgtGTACGTTCATCACCCACTGACTCATAAGCGACTCGGCACCCTTTCCACGTCCACTTCCCCCTGCACGGCAGCGATTCAGTTCTATAGCTTCGTCGTTGGCGGTGATGCGAGCGGCGCCTTGTACCTATGGGACCCGGTGACAGCTGAGTGTGTCATCTACCACGGCGAGAGCCGGAGTGAGGTCGTGGCGCTTCTGCACGAGCCCACAACTGGCACCATATGGGTGTCACGAGCGAATGAGCACGTGGACGTGTACGCAGTCGAGGACGGAGCTCTGCAACTGCGACATCGGGTGAGCGGGATCGGGCGAGTCACGGggatggtggcggtgtctGGCACTGTGGTGACGACCACCTTCACGAAGCGTGTTGTGCAGATCGAGGCATTGACGGCGAGGATCACCGTCAATGTGGAGGGTGCGCACGAGAGGTTCATCCACGGCTGCTGCAAGGCGATGCAccaggaggtggcgcaggtcTGGAGTGTCGGCAATGATGGTGCACTGCGCGTCTGGAATGTCACAGGGCAGCAGGTGCCAGTAGTGCCTCTGCCCCACCTACCGCCTGCTACACAAGCCgcgctcacctcctccttggaGGCTAAGTCTGATGTACCGCAGTGCGCACTGTGGACTGGAGGGCGGGCACAGCGGTACCACCAGGTGAGCGTGGCAGACGAGCTCATGAAGGCGCGTGAGGAGGCGCAAGAGCTGCGACTGCGCCTCCTcacggaggagaagaggcggctTATGCTAGATGCGGAGCTGACAGCAGAGTGGACGCATCACAAGAAGTTGGAGGAGCACAATGCAAACCTCGCGAAGGAGGTGGCAGACGTTGCGTCTAAAATGGCCATTGCCGAGCGGGAGCGCAACCACCTGCGAGTCGAGGTAACGCAGCTCAAGACGGACCTCTCCAAAGCCCGCACAGAGACGAGTACCAAGGAGATAGAGAAGTTGAGCGTGGAGAGGCAGCTCTCGGAGGAGCGCACAAACAAGAACATTAtggagcagcggctgcgcgatGCGGAAGGGAAGCTGAGCTCGCTGCAGGTGGAGCACCGCCGCGTGTGTGAGGCCAGGGGTAGTGCTACTGCCAACCAACAGATGAGCAAGGCGGCCCAGGACGATTTGGCgaagggcagcgctgcgctgacTACGGAGCTGGAGCAGGCGCGCAAGATGAATGAGCTAATGAGCTCCGCCATCGCATCGATGGAGTACACCATTCGCCGccatgaagaggaggaccgCGACTTGGTGGCACTGCTGAACGCCTTTCGTCGTCGC
Above is a genomic segment from Leishmania panamensis strain MHOM/PA/94/PSC-1 chromosome 7 sequence containing:
- a CDS encoding hypothetical protein (TriTrypDB/GeneDB-style sysID: LpmP.07.1160) — its product is MNVLHTVSVDGRVCCAANEEVWVAKQSGGITVFSARSGEHLIDIALKADDGAVAAQVTHMVAVFGEVWVSTTEGCVHFYNLATHTLVDSLLVPGAEKKVQVVNLSFNGHIAVIATASSSVYVHHPLTHKRLGTLSTSTSPCTAAIQFYSFVVGGDASGALYLWDPVTAECVIYHGESRSEVVALLHEPTTGTIWVSRANEHVDVYAVEDGALQLRHRVSGIGRVTGMVAVSGTVVTTTFTKRVVQIEALTARITVNVEGAHERFIHGCCKAMHQEVAQVWSVGNDGALRVWNVTGQQVPVVPLPHLPPATQAALTSSLEAKSDVPQCALWTGGRAQRYHQVSVADELMKAREEAQELRLRLLTEEKRRLMLDAELTAEWTHHKKLEEHNANLAKEVADVASKMAIAERERNHLRVEVTQLKTDLSKARTETSTKEIEKLSVERQLSEERTNKNIMEQRLRDAEGKLSSLQVEHRRVCEARGSATANQQMSKAAQDDLAKGSAALTTELEQARKMNELMSSAIASMEYTIRRHEEEDRDLVALLNAFRRRVADCVTDPHLSALLLATIVRNAPRFDLPCDEVTKAQLMERNRPFLQFIQSLRATDPEAYQKLMQYLQNPSIGQGLSAEAQALLDRIITLAAKEGGVPGEDIANFKKTIPNLTSSAALQSASLGGSGCAPPGGDARAPGGLLGSGNSDLTTADEVVNNVLVRELRGQQLIDENYIREQQAMFEFILKTRRLLVESLALLHKRTVSARQVVEALCLNSSAVNTSAPATTPSRKSFQALQNIFSDVVRELEQLTSEVVQRYLTGAEKQRLDVGQ